A single genomic interval of Microbulbifer variabilis harbors:
- a CDS encoding catalase — protein MANNSKLTTDAGAPIADNQNSLSAGPRGPLLMQDYQLLEKLAHQNRERIPERTVHAKGWGAYGTLRISGDIAKYTCAKVLQPGAETPMIARFSTVAGELGAADAERDVRGFALKFYTEDGNWDLVGNNTPVFFVRDPYKFPDFIHTQKRHPRTHLRSPTAMWDFWSLSPESLHQVTILFSDRGLPISPMHMNGYGSHTYSLWNSSGERFWVKFHFKTRQGHKFHTDAEAESVIGRTRESYQEALFGAIEKGDYPKWSLQLQVMPEADAAKTNYNPFDLTKVWPHGDYPLIEIGEMELNRNPDDYFAELEQAAFSPSNVVPGISFSPDKMLQARVFSYADAHRHRLGTHYESLPVNAPQCPVHNYYRDGEMNTSGIRTGNPDAYYEPNSFNGPQQDSSAKEPPLKLSGAADRYDHREGNDDYGQVRALFNLFDDAEKQRLFGNIARAMAGVPDEIVQRQLTEFHKVHPDYAAGVKAAL, from the coding sequence ATGGCGAATAATTCCAAGCTCACCACGGATGCTGGCGCACCCATCGCGGATAACCAAAACAGCCTTAGCGCCGGACCACGTGGCCCCCTATTGATGCAGGATTATCAACTGCTGGAGAAGCTCGCTCATCAAAACCGTGAGCGGATTCCCGAACGCACGGTACATGCCAAGGGCTGGGGAGCTTACGGTACTCTGCGGATTAGTGGAGATATTGCCAAGTACACCTGCGCCAAGGTATTGCAGCCCGGTGCTGAAACACCAATGATAGCCCGCTTCTCCACTGTAGCCGGAGAGTTGGGAGCGGCGGATGCCGAGCGCGATGTGCGCGGCTTTGCCCTCAAGTTTTATACAGAAGACGGCAACTGGGATCTGGTGGGCAATAACACCCCGGTCTTCTTCGTACGCGACCCCTATAAGTTTCCCGATTTTATCCACACGCAAAAACGTCATCCCCGCACGCACTTACGCTCCCCAACAGCCATGTGGGATTTTTGGTCGCTATCTCCAGAGAGCTTACACCAAGTTACGATCCTGTTTTCAGATCGCGGCCTGCCAATTTCACCTATGCATATGAATGGTTACGGCTCCCACACCTACTCTCTGTGGAACAGTAGTGGCGAGCGCTTCTGGGTGAAGTTCCACTTCAAGACCCGCCAGGGGCACAAATTTCATACCGATGCCGAAGCGGAGTCAGTGATTGGCCGCACTCGCGAGAGTTATCAGGAAGCCCTGTTTGGTGCGATTGAGAAGGGTGACTATCCCAAGTGGAGTCTACAGCTACAAGTAATGCCTGAGGCCGATGCTGCCAAGACAAATTACAACCCTTTCGATCTCACCAAAGTGTGGCCACATGGGGATTACCCGCTGATTGAGATTGGCGAAATGGAGTTGAATCGCAACCCCGATGATTATTTTGCCGAACTGGAACAGGCAGCCTTCTCTCCCTCAAACGTAGTACCGGGCATTAGTTTCTCCCCAGATAAAATGCTACAGGCGCGAGTGTTTTCCTATGCCGATGCCCATCGCCACCGTTTGGGTACTCACTATGAGAGTCTTCCTGTAAATGCACCTCAATGCCCAGTGCATAACTACTATCGAGACGGCGAGATGAATACCAGCGGGATTCGCACAGGCAATCCCGATGCTTATTACGAACCCAACAGTTTCAACGGCCCGCAGCAAGACTCCAGTGCCAAGGAGCCGCCACTAAAGCTTTCCGGTGCTGCCGATCGCTACGATCATCGTGAGGGCAACGATGATTACGGCCAAGTGCGTGCGCTTTTCAATCTTTTTGATGACGCCGAAAAACAGAGACTCTTTGGCAATATTGCCAGAGCCATGGCCGGAGTTCCGGATGAGATAGTACAGCGACAATTGACTGAGTTTCACAAGGTGCATCCGGATTATGCTGCTGGTGTTAAAGCTGCATTGTGA
- the dprA gene encoding DNA-processing protein DprA, translating to MDALTASMALLRLEGLGPARYWQLLEHFGSPDRALLQFPPTLLSKLPPRAQSQWRDCCRLGLQSELLEWVAAERARCAQIGVQLLYHGDAGFPNLLAEISRPPPILYVRGEAAALTLPQIAIVGARRATTSGLDNARSFAMELAGSGFAITSGLALGVDAAAHQGALRGQGATIAVLGSGVDSVYPRQNRALAEEILSAGGAIVSELPLGSSAEAKNFPRRNRIISGLSMGVLLVEAAMRSGSLITARLALEQNREVLAIPGSIHNPMARGCHHLIREGATLVETSADIAGQLGGLLAEPADSEPLSNTLLDNQQLSVLLALQGGPRSIEQLAVDTGEPAGELMALLLQMELLELLEQLPGGYQLTAQGAACCLQKEGVAT from the coding sequence ATGGATGCGTTGACCGCCAGCATGGCCCTGCTGCGTTTAGAGGGCCTGGGGCCCGCCCGCTACTGGCAGCTGCTAGAGCACTTTGGCAGCCCCGATCGGGCCTTACTTCAATTCCCCCCAACTTTGTTGAGCAAACTACCGCCGCGGGCCCAATCCCAGTGGCGTGATTGTTGTCGTCTTGGCCTGCAGAGCGAATTGTTGGAGTGGGTGGCAGCCGAGCGCGCCCGCTGTGCACAAATCGGCGTGCAGCTGCTGTACCACGGTGATGCAGGTTTCCCGAATTTGCTCGCAGAGATCTCGCGACCACCGCCAATACTCTATGTGCGGGGCGAAGCTGCTGCTCTCACCCTGCCCCAAATCGCGATTGTTGGTGCGCGTCGCGCCACGACTTCTGGCCTGGATAACGCTCGCAGTTTTGCCATGGAGCTCGCTGGATCCGGTTTTGCCATCACCTCGGGGTTAGCACTGGGGGTGGATGCGGCCGCGCACCAGGGTGCTTTGCGGGGACAGGGAGCCACGATTGCGGTGCTGGGCAGCGGTGTCGACTCCGTCTATCCGCGTCAGAACCGCGCCTTGGCGGAAGAAATCCTGAGCGCGGGTGGCGCCATTGTCAGTGAACTTCCACTCGGCAGTAGCGCTGAGGCGAAAAACTTCCCGCGTCGCAACCGGATTATCAGTGGGCTCTCTATGGGAGTACTGCTAGTGGAGGCTGCAATGCGATCGGGGTCGCTGATCACTGCGCGGCTGGCGTTGGAGCAAAATCGAGAGGTTCTCGCTATCCCCGGCTCCATCCACAACCCGATGGCCAGGGGCTGTCACCACCTGATTCGCGAGGGGGCAACATTGGTGGAGACCAGCGCAGATATCGCCGGGCAGCTGGGGGGGCTGTTAGCGGAGCCTGCGGATAGTGAGCCCCTAAGCAATACCCTGCTGGATAATCAGCAGCTGTCAGTGTTATTAGCCCTGCAGGGAGGGCCTCGCAGTATTGAGCAGTTGGCCGTGGATACTGGGGAGCCGGCGGGTGAACTGATGGCGCTGCTATTGCAAATGGAGTTGCTAGAGCTATTGGAGCAGCTGCCCGGTGGGTATCAATTGACGGCTCAGGGAGCTGCCTGTTGTCTCCAGAAAGAAGGCGTGGCCACCTGA
- the hemF gene encoding oxygen-dependent coproporphyrinogen oxidase, whose protein sequence is MSDIDTKEVKGYLLDLQDRICSALGSEDGLEFHEDAWERPGGGGGRTRVLEEGNLIEKGGVNFSHVYGDGLPPSATASRPELAGCSFEAMGVSLVIHPRNPYVPTSHANVRLFVAKKPGAEPIWWFGGGYDLTPYYGFEEDVVHWHNTAKSACAPFGEEIYPCFKQWCDKYFYLKHRDEARGVGGLFFDDFNEGGFENAFALTRAVGDSYLDAYLPIIQKRKDTSYGERERDFQLYRRGRYVEFNLVFDRGTLFGLQSGGRTESILMSLPSLVSWKYDWHPEAGSAEEKLYTDFLPHRDWV, encoded by the coding sequence ATGAGTGATATTGATACCAAGGAAGTAAAGGGCTACCTGCTGGATCTACAGGATCGAATCTGCAGCGCGCTGGGTAGCGAGGACGGCCTGGAGTTTCACGAAGACGCCTGGGAGAGGCCCGGCGGCGGGGGCGGTAGAACCCGGGTGTTGGAAGAGGGAAATTTAATCGAGAAAGGTGGGGTCAATTTCTCGCACGTCTATGGTGACGGCCTGCCGCCCTCTGCCACGGCCAGCCGCCCAGAGTTGGCTGGCTGCTCTTTCGAAGCGATGGGGGTTTCTTTGGTGATCCACCCGCGCAACCCCTATGTACCCACAAGTCATGCCAACGTGCGCCTGTTCGTGGCCAAAAAGCCTGGCGCCGAGCCGATCTGGTGGTTTGGCGGGGGCTATGACCTCACTCCTTACTACGGTTTCGAAGAGGATGTGGTGCATTGGCACAATACTGCAAAGAGCGCCTGTGCGCCCTTTGGTGAAGAGATCTATCCGTGCTTCAAGCAGTGGTGTGACAAGTATTTTTACCTGAAGCATCGTGATGAGGCCCGCGGAGTAGGCGGCCTTTTCTTCGATGATTTTAACGAGGGTGGTTTTGAAAACGCCTTTGCCCTAACTCGCGCCGTGGGTGATAGTTATTTGGATGCTTACCTGCCCATTATTCAAAAGCGCAAGGATACGTCTTACGGCGAACGCGAGCGGGATTTCCAGCTTTACCGCCGCGGCCGTTATGTGGAATTTAACCTGGTATTCGATCGCGGCACCTTGTTTGGCCTGCAGAGCGGTGGGCGCACCGAATCTATCCTTATGTCATTGCCCTCGCTGGTGAGTTGGAAATACGACTGGCACCCAGAAGCAGGTTCGGCGGAGGAAAAACTCTACACGGATTTTCTGCCGCATAGGGACTGGGTATAA
- the def gene encoding peptide deformylase: protein MAKLEILEFPDPRLREIAKPVAEVTDAHRQLLEDMFETMYAAPGIGLAATQVNVHERVVVVDISEDSSEPYGFINPEIEVLDPEIHQYDEGCLSVPGFYETVERPRRVRVKALDRNGEPFAIEAEGLLAVCIQHEVDHLDGKLFVDYISPLKRNRIRSKLEKSQRRRA from the coding sequence ATGGCTAAACTCGAGATACTGGAATTTCCCGATCCGCGCCTGCGTGAGATCGCCAAACCCGTCGCAGAAGTTACCGACGCGCACCGTCAACTGCTGGAGGACATGTTCGAAACCATGTACGCCGCACCTGGCATAGGCCTCGCCGCCACCCAGGTCAATGTGCACGAGCGCGTCGTGGTGGTGGATATTTCCGAAGACAGCAGCGAGCCGTACGGATTTATCAACCCTGAGATCGAAGTACTGGACCCGGAGATCCACCAGTACGACGAGGGTTGCCTGTCGGTACCCGGTTTCTACGAGACGGTAGAACGCCCGCGCAGAGTGCGAGTCAAGGCGCTGGATCGCAACGGCGAACCTTTTGCCATAGAGGCAGAGGGGCTGCTGGCAGTGTGTATCCAGCACGAAGTTGACCACCTGGATGGCAAACTGTTCGTGGATTACATCTCCCCACTCAAGCGCAACCGCATTCGCTCCAAGCTGGAAAAGTCCCAGCGCCGACGCGCCTGA
- the aroE gene encoding shikimate dehydrogenase, whose product MSDRYAVVGNPVDHSLSPQIHTAFAAQAGEDLVYEKLLAPLDRFTESAQTFFAEGGRGLNVTVPFKLEACELADALTERAAAAGAVNTLVYGESGNLLGDNTDGAGLVSDIRNNLGWTIQDKRVLLLGAGGAARGALLPLLAEHPSQLHIANRTAAKACQLADEFSHYGAMTAGGLDQLCGGFDLVINASSASLGNQLPPLPEHLFTSTGRAYDMVYGAKPTPFVHWARELGVEAADGLGMLVGQAAEAFYLWRGVKPRVEPVLAQLRRTLTA is encoded by the coding sequence GTGAGTGACCGCTATGCAGTGGTAGGCAATCCCGTCGACCACTCCCTGTCTCCACAAATTCACACCGCCTTTGCCGCCCAGGCCGGTGAGGACCTGGTATACGAAAAGCTACTTGCCCCTCTCGATCGTTTTACTGAGTCGGCACAAACCTTTTTTGCCGAGGGTGGGCGCGGCCTCAATGTGACAGTGCCATTTAAGCTTGAAGCTTGCGAGCTGGCTGATGCGCTTACCGAGCGCGCGGCCGCTGCCGGTGCGGTGAACACCCTGGTATACGGAGAGAGTGGAAATCTGCTGGGCGACAATACCGATGGCGCCGGCTTGGTTTCAGATATCCGCAACAATCTGGGTTGGACAATTCAGGATAAGCGGGTGTTACTTCTGGGGGCCGGTGGCGCCGCCCGCGGAGCCCTATTGCCGCTGCTGGCTGAGCATCCCTCGCAGCTACATATCGCTAACCGCACCGCCGCTAAAGCCTGTCAGTTGGCAGATGAGTTTTCCCACTATGGGGCTATGACTGCAGGCGGACTGGATCAGCTGTGTGGAGGTTTTGATCTGGTTATCAATGCCAGTTCGGCGAGCCTGGGTAACCAGTTGCCCCCCCTGCCTGAACACCTTTTTACAAGCACTGGTCGGGCCTATGACATGGTCTACGGTGCAAAGCCGACGCCTTTTGTACACTGGGCCCGTGAACTGGGGGTTGAAGCAGCTGATGGTCTCGGCATGCTGGTGGGGCAGGCCGCGGAAGCCTTCTATTTATGGCGCGGGGTGAAGCCCCGTGTTGAGCCGGTGCTGGCGCAGTTGCGGCGAACACTAACAGCCTGA
- a CDS encoding L-threonylcarbamoyladenylate synthase gives MRYSPLAVQKAARALAAGGVIAHPTESVWGLACDPNNLQAVRRLLRLKNRPLEKGLILVSGEEESFSQLLDPLSAEQREKMRETWPGPVTWLVPHRDRIPYWVCGAHPAVALRHTDHSFTAALTRAFGGAIVSTSANPAGCQPARHKYQVLRYFGDALDYVGGGSTGGRNSPSEIRDLLSGEQLRAGG, from the coding sequence ATGAGGTACTCTCCGCTTGCTGTACAGAAGGCTGCCCGTGCTCTTGCGGCGGGCGGTGTTATCGCGCACCCCACCGAGTCCGTGTGGGGCCTCGCCTGTGATCCAAATAACCTGCAGGCCGTAAGGCGCCTGCTGCGCCTGAAGAACCGCCCACTGGAAAAGGGTCTGATCCTGGTTTCCGGTGAGGAGGAAAGTTTTAGTCAGCTGCTCGACCCACTCAGCGCCGAGCAGCGCGAAAAGATGCGGGAAACCTGGCCCGGACCCGTGACTTGGCTGGTGCCCCATCGCGACCGCATACCCTATTGGGTCTGTGGCGCCCATCCCGCAGTGGCCCTGCGTCACACCGACCACTCTTTTACCGCTGCGTTAACAAGGGCTTTTGGCGGTGCTATCGTATCCACTTCTGCCAATCCGGCGGGGTGTCAACCTGCTCGGCACAAGTACCAGGTACTTCGCTATTTTGGTGATGCCCTCGACTATGTCGGCGGTGGTTCCACCGGGGGCCGAAATTCCCCTAGTGAGATTCGCGACCTGCTCAGCGGAGAGCAGTTGCGGGCGGGCGGATGA
- a CDS encoding LysR family transcriptional regulator encodes MLNLNTDQLHTFVRACELDSFSAVAREQGRAQSSVSACIQNLELDLGLALFDRSGKFPHPTAAAMALLPLARQALGQLQRFQQAADSYQRGEEPVLRILFEELVMPDRLNDVLASFSQHFAHTQLQLRSSSHHQAVQSIAKGEADFAFVTSGGSYPSALEFNTLGRQQILCLATPDHPLAHQQPSSLREAARHRQIIAAMEEGQQRWQLSSQVWVCDSLLQALDLACKGIGWVNAPYELARPFLKSGKLVELKLTSALSAWSLDVDLLWSAKTAQGKAGLWFAREARRLYGNYYSPPIDKSDSY; translated from the coding sequence ATGCTCAATCTGAATACTGATCAATTGCATACTTTTGTACGCGCCTGCGAGCTGGACTCTTTCTCCGCTGTTGCCCGCGAACAGGGGCGTGCTCAATCCTCGGTAAGTGCCTGTATTCAGAATCTTGAGCTGGACCTGGGACTCGCCCTTTTCGACCGTAGCGGAAAATTCCCACACCCCACAGCTGCGGCCATGGCCCTGTTGCCGCTTGCCCGCCAAGCGCTGGGACAGCTGCAACGTTTTCAGCAGGCTGCGGACTCCTACCAGCGCGGCGAGGAACCCGTGCTGCGTATCCTGTTTGAGGAGTTGGTGATGCCCGATCGCCTCAACGATGTACTGGCAAGCTTCAGCCAGCATTTTGCCCACACCCAGCTGCAACTGCGCAGTTCCAGTCATCATCAGGCAGTGCAGAGTATCGCCAAAGGCGAAGCCGATTTTGCGTTTGTGACAAGCGGCGGCAGCTACCCGAGCGCACTAGAGTTCAACACACTTGGACGCCAACAAATTCTCTGCCTGGCCACACCGGACCATCCACTGGCGCATCAGCAGCCTAGCTCTCTGCGTGAGGCCGCGCGCCACCGGCAAATAATCGCAGCCATGGAGGAGGGCCAACAACGCTGGCAGCTCTCGTCGCAGGTCTGGGTCTGCGACTCCCTGCTACAGGCCCTGGATCTGGCCTGCAAAGGCATAGGCTGGGTCAACGCGCCCTATGAGCTGGCTCGCCCTTTCCTGAAGAGTGGAAAACTGGTGGAGCTGAAACTCACCAGCGCACTGAGCGCCTGGAGCCTGGATGTCGACCTGTTGTGGTCGGCAAAAACAGCTCAAGGCAAAGCCGGCCTTTGGTTCGCCCGGGAAGCTCGGCGTCTATACGGTAATTATTACAGCCCACCTATCGATAAGTCCGATAGTTATTAA
- a CDS encoding LysM peptidoglycan-binding domain-containing protein, translating to MKKIILAAVSMLAVALGTQAQDQVRLNPSHPDAYVVQKGDTLWDISSEFLVQPWYWPEIWQVNPQVENPHLIYPGDSLRLVYVDGQPQLQLQRGPRAYQLSPGVNGNRLTPQIRRQAVEDAIPAIPLDAINAFLSRTRIVEPNAFEGTPYIVSGSDNHILMGAGDTIYARGDFEVPLASYGLYRPGPVYMDPVSNETLGRQALGIGEVDLLQLDPDNRPGFSVATLGVASTAREIRLEDHLMPVEERSIDALFHPSAPAVTVNGLIVGVDEGVTQIGKFDVVILNLGERDGIVPGNVMAVYKRGSVVRDRIAGDSVKLPDERAGEMMVFRTFEKMSLALILEADRPLAVMDSVRNP from the coding sequence ATGAAAAAAATAATCCTGGCCGCCGTCTCGATGTTGGCGGTCGCCCTTGGCACCCAAGCGCAGGATCAGGTGCGCCTGAACCCCAGCCATCCGGATGCCTATGTTGTGCAAAAGGGCGATACCCTCTGGGATATCTCCAGTGAGTTTCTGGTACAGCCCTGGTATTGGCCGGAGATCTGGCAAGTAAACCCCCAGGTTGAAAACCCTCACTTGATTTACCCCGGCGACAGCCTGCGCCTGGTGTATGTGGATGGCCAGCCGCAACTGCAGCTGCAGCGCGGCCCGCGGGCTTATCAATTGTCCCCCGGTGTTAATGGTAACCGCTTAACGCCGCAGATTCGTCGCCAAGCCGTGGAGGATGCGATTCCGGCGATTCCCCTCGATGCCATCAATGCCTTCCTCTCGCGCACCCGTATCGTCGAGCCCAATGCCTTCGAGGGTACGCCCTATATTGTGTCCGGTTCCGATAACCACATTTTGATGGGTGCCGGCGATACCATCTACGCACGCGGTGATTTTGAAGTGCCCCTGGCCTCCTACGGTCTCTACCGCCCGGGCCCGGTGTATATGGACCCTGTTAGCAATGAGACTCTGGGACGCCAGGCTCTTGGGATAGGTGAAGTGGATTTGCTACAGCTGGATCCGGATAATCGCCCTGGATTCTCCGTCGCCACCCTGGGCGTGGCCAGCACCGCCCGCGAGATCCGTCTCGAGGATCATTTGATGCCGGTGGAAGAGCGCTCTATCGATGCTCTCTTTCACCCCAGTGCCCCGGCCGTGACAGTGAATGGCTTGATTGTTGGTGTCGATGAGGGGGTGACTCAGATTGGTAAATTCGACGTAGTTATCCTCAATCTGGGTGAGCGCGATGGCATAGTGCCTGGCAATGTGATGGCAGTTTATAAGCGCGGTTCTGTAGTGCGTGATCGTATCGCCGGAGACAGCGTGAAGCTGCCGGATGAGCGTGCTGGTGAGATGATGGTTTTCCGCACTTTTGAAAAGATGAGCCTAGCGCTTATTCTCGAAGCTGATCGCCCCTTGGCGGTGATGGACTCGGTGCGCAATCCCTAA
- a CDS encoding gamma carbonic anhydrase family protein, with translation MSPLRSHNDSASEKSPQLGHRVFVDPQSAVIGDVTLGDDCSVWPMAVVRGDMHRIQIGARTSVQDGAVLHITHAGPFNPEGWPLTIGEDVTIGHKACLHGCSIGNRILIGIGAIVLDGAVIENEVVLAAGALVPPGKTLESGYLYVGSPCRKARPLSDKEKAFFSYSAQNYVNLKDQYLRQDIE, from the coding sequence ATGTCCCCACTGCGCAGCCACAACGACTCTGCGAGCGAGAAATCCCCGCAACTTGGCCATCGTGTTTTTGTTGACCCACAGTCAGCTGTGATTGGCGATGTCACTCTGGGTGATGATTGCTCTGTATGGCCAATGGCGGTGGTACGCGGGGATATGCATCGAATTCAGATAGGTGCCCGTACCAGTGTCCAAGACGGTGCAGTATTACATATCACTCATGCGGGGCCGTTTAATCCCGAGGGGTGGCCACTGACAATCGGCGAAGACGTCACAATTGGCCACAAGGCCTGCCTGCATGGCTGTAGCATCGGCAACCGGATTTTGATCGGTATCGGCGCCATAGTACTCGACGGTGCGGTTATAGAAAATGAGGTCGTTTTAGCAGCCGGCGCGTTGGTACCACCAGGAAAAACCCTGGAGAGCGGTTATCTCTATGTGGGTTCCCCCTGCCGCAAAGCCCGCCCGTTATCCGACAAGGAAAAGGCGTTTTTTAGCTACTCTGCGCAAAATTATGTGAATCTGAAGGATCAATATCTCCGCCAGGATATTGAATAA
- the fmt gene encoding methionyl-tRNA formyltransferase yields the protein MNIIFAGTPDFAAVHLQALLDSDHTVIAVYTQPDRPAGRGKKLLASPVKQLALSHDIPVYQPQSLRDQAAQEELAALGADIMVVVAYGLILPQAVLDTPRLGCINVHASLLPRWRGAAPIQRAVEAGDSHSGVAIMQMEAGLDTGPVLVERRCDITEQDTGGSLHDKLAELGGPALIEALAQLASGAAKPVTQDDATANYANKISKEEARIDWQRPAQELQRQIRAFNPFPVCWTTYSETKGEQRLRIYSASLERGCHSDTPGIILASDDEGILVACGREALRLQVLQLPGKKALPAAEILKGYRALFTPGTQLGSL from the coding sequence GTGAATATCATTTTTGCCGGCACGCCGGACTTTGCCGCCGTGCATCTGCAGGCGCTGCTCGACAGCGACCATACTGTCATCGCCGTTTACACCCAACCGGACAGGCCGGCGGGGCGCGGTAAGAAACTGCTGGCCAGCCCGGTCAAGCAGCTGGCCCTCTCCCACGATATCCCCGTGTATCAACCGCAGAGCCTGCGTGACCAGGCAGCTCAGGAAGAGCTGGCGGCACTCGGCGCCGATATCATGGTGGTGGTGGCCTATGGACTGATCCTACCGCAAGCAGTGCTGGACACCCCGCGACTGGGCTGTATCAACGTACACGCCTCCCTGCTACCGCGCTGGCGCGGCGCCGCTCCCATTCAGCGCGCCGTCGAGGCGGGAGATAGCCACAGCGGTGTGGCAATCATGCAAATGGAAGCCGGGCTTGATACGGGTCCGGTACTGGTGGAGCGCCGCTGTGACATTACTGAGCAAGATACGGGAGGCAGCCTGCACGACAAGCTCGCCGAACTCGGTGGCCCGGCTCTGATTGAAGCCCTAGCGCAGCTGGCCTCAGGCGCCGCCAAGCCGGTGACTCAAGATGATGCTACAGCCAATTACGCTAATAAAATCAGCAAAGAGGAAGCGCGCATCGACTGGCAGCGCCCGGCGCAAGAACTGCAGCGCCAGATCCGCGCCTTCAATCCGTTCCCGGTGTGTTGGACTACCTATAGCGAAACTAAAGGCGAACAACGCCTGCGTATCTACAGCGCCAGCCTGGAACGCGGCTGCCACAGCGATACGCCCGGCATCATTCTAGCCAGCGATGACGAGGGTATTCTGGTCGCCTGTGGTCGCGAAGCCCTGCGTCTGCAAGTACTTCAGCTACCCGGTAAAAAAGCGCTGCCCGCAGCGGAAATTTTGAAAGGCTACCGGGCGCTGTTCACTCCCGGAACACAATTGGGATCACTATGA